The segment GTGACTCATAATATTATATATAGAAAAATAGCAAAGTGTTATTTAGgctattatccaatgaaatgagtgatttattcatttcattctaTGAATGTCACATTCTGATGAGGGGCTGAGCCCCCCTAAAGGTCTGATCCTAGAATCGCCCCTGGGCTGTGCTATTCTGCATTATTCACCAGATTATGTTTTGTGATGCTGTTGTGATGCTGTCTTCATCAGGGAAGAGGCGAGGACAAGTATTTCCTCTATGAAATCGTGGCCAACAAAACCAGTGGCATTGATGTCGATAAGTGGGACTACTTAGCCAGGTTGGGCTTGTTGATCAATTAGTATAATTCACTTTTGACTGGAATGGCAAACAATTCATGCCTCTGAAAAATGACCATTGATCCATATCCTTTTGATAgtttgacttcatttttttgtcttcatataTTCCTGCATGTATCCTCAAGGGACTGCCATCATCTGGGCATTCCCATGACCTTTGACTATCGCCGCCTCCTTATGTTCACCAGGGTGTGTGAGGTGGATGGACTGAGACACATCTGCATCAGAGACAAGGTGCTAACTATGTGACTCTCATTTTCATTAAACCGCAGTCTGTTTAGTGTATTTGTTGTTGCTAAAGTAGATGTGAATTCCCTCAACAGGAAGCAGAAAATCTGTATGACATGTTCTACAGAAGGTTCTCTCTCCACCAAAGAGCCTACCAGCACAGGGTGAGCAACATCATAGAATACATGTAAGTGCTGTTATTCCATAATgcgggagatttttttttcttaaagattttcttttcttttttcttttcttttctttttttttttttttgcattaccGTTTTGTTCGAGAGTGACAGGAGAGtgtgacaggaaaggcaggggagagagattGGATGGCTATTTGAAATGGTCAAGATTAAGGTTTGAATGGTCAGGGTCTAGGATCCCTAAAAAGACAACACTAAAAGGCTGTGCTTTTTAGTGTTGCTGTGGTTACACATTGGATAGCAGATGACTTTAGAATGGTGATTAAACTTAACCCAAACTATGTGTGCAATACACAGTTTTAACgcacacctgccagccaatcagaaaagagtattcacccagaccgAAGTATACATAGAAATAGTCAGTCTTCTCCCTGATGGTCTTGCTTGCTTATGTAGGTCATATAGAGGCATCATCAGTATTAAATTTAGACTGTTTCATAACcaattacttacttactacaAAATGCAGGAAAATTATTAGGGGCCAGGCAGCCTAAgctcttgttttcttctttctttctttcttccgaggaagtcctacttcccattcacgaaaaatcaccaaattttgcacaaaggtccagtcccatgccaaatttcctcagctgcaaacacaagccgatagtcctgatggtggcgctacagcaagcctctaaatttcagaACTTTgataatttataataaatcaaccatatgtgctacagctttgcaactttcatcaaaatgtagccccaataccgaagaaacctttgtacacttttttttttttacagttaagcatcagtttttcacttatggagcaaatcaatcattgttaaaaacaaatgatcaacatctccatgctgtctagatgcaatatgtatattttcagatttttgtcttgatgactgattttttttttttttttacagtggtttgataTCTGCCTTTCCGTGCATAggtggctgctgtcatgtgactagcttagtcaatttgtgaagcctcacatgaactgacacttgctaattagctcagtgagatcattgcattgtccttcatgccagaaactgtgagttcaagcctcaactgatgcaaaatgcacattagaatgccacttttcttttcatcttcctattctccacttgttgctcagaattgcctaaaattgcccagCCCCGATCATGGCTGCGTAGCAGCTATAATTATATTTTGCATTCCATTTTTTTACAAGTTTTTACAAAATGCATTGTTATTATATAGTATCTTTTTACAAGCTCTTTCCATAACATTGTGTGGTATGATGATAAATATTCTCAAACACTACATTATATTTGGTCATGATTGTCCAGGATCACAGAGGCCCTTTTAGAGGCAAATGAACACATCAAGATTGATGGACTCAAACTTTCTGAAACCATCCATGACATGAGCTCCTACACCAAGCTGACAGGTCAGTAGCATTACCTGTGACAgttttaataaaaactaaattattaTCTTTCATAATTTGCTGAATTGTCCAAACTGGTTATGTCTGACCTGTTTTATGCTTTCAGTATCATCACTGCCTGTACTCTAATAATGTAATTAATTGAGAAAAAAGGCGCACACCTGAATAACAGGCGCACACCatctacactgcaaaatgtCTTTAATTCAAGCAACATTTTGATCCACTGACCTTCCTCAGTCAACACGCCTGATTGCCATTTGTTTTGCAAACCTGATGACCCTCATGGGATACTTAAGGATGAGTgtatgaaattaattaaatgtgGCCTCTTGTTGTTTTAGGTGTGTTTCATCTGATCTGTCTTCTGTTCTATCTCTGTCCATCTTGTAGACAGCGTGTTTGATCAAATACTCAACTCCTCTGACGACAATCTAAAGGGGGCAAAAGAGATCCTCAACAAGATTGTCCGTCGACAGATCTACAAATGTTTGGGAAAGATTCCTAGCAAGGTGGTCACTCAGTTATGTTCTTGTGTCTTTTTATGTCTGTGTTGGTGTGGCCATGTCCATATGCTCAGCATGCATTGATCTGTGACTGTGACTAAACTTGGCATTGCAATGTGATCTCTGAGATCTGATTCTAAAAGTCTGAAGTTTGAAATCAGAAATTTTATGTACTTTTGGTCTGGAAATGGCTGTTCTGTATGAAAGTCGAAAGCAACCAGAATTCATCTATATATCATCTTGTGTGTAAGAACACTGTGTGCAAGCACATTATGTGAACTTATGTCAAAATTATTATACAGTTTTCGTTGACCCTACTAGTGTCATGTGCTGCTGcgggggttttcaaactttgttGTGGTCCGGACCCCTTAAGCTGACTGGcagtttttaaattgtttagaggtcatacttgaacactgagaAACAAATTCAAAGCAATGGATTTTGTTTGGCTCAGTTCTATTTTCAACAACCCATTGACAATTTGTCAACTAACACTAGCTATTCTAACTACAAATCAGCAATGATAACTGAAGAAAGTAGACtggaaaattaaatgaaattacttAGTACCTACTGTGTGTCAAGCTAGCTGTTGAGCCCAGGCATGGAAGGCATGGAAGgccgcaagggagtaattttgtctagagcgccaacatagGTAGAGCCAGCACTGGCTGAGCCCTCTGCCGCTGGTGACCTACTGGCTGGGTGCCAGCCAGGAGACTGCAAGTAGTGGGAAAATGGCCTTTGTACATTTTAACCTGAGATTTACACTGCAACCTTATGAAGTCTCCAAGATTGACAGGGTTTATCATCTCATGAACGTGCTTTCCAAGTTTTACACATTTATCAAATATCATCACCATTTATATTAAGCTTTTGTAATAGTTTATTGGATCAAATATtatgtgtttacatttatacaCATCATCTACAAACATGGCGTCTTCACACACATCATTACATGATGTCTAAACAAATGTTGTAGCTTTAAATACTtatacatgtacatatttttATGGTTGCACCAATTTAAATGTGTCTGCATGACTGGCTCATGTTGTATGTATCTCTTAACATTACCTGCGTGCAAACTACATTAGCAGTGTGAGATGCCAGAcctgcaaaactgaaaaatcagCTGTAACCATAACCAGTATGTATTAACATGTATGGGACTATTTCTCTGCAGGAAAAGACGAGGGAAATCAAAAACAAGTgggaagaagacaaaaaaactcagacacacctccaggatTTCATACTCGATGTTAGTATTTAATCTAATAAAATTATCAAATCCATTTACTAATTTCTAGTAAACAGGTAATTCACTGTTTAGAATAACAGATGTATTGAATCTACTTTGTTTGTAGACACTTCCCTCTATGACCTACTGTGGGGCTAAAAGACTCTATACCCATCATCTTTTAGGTTGTTACTCTGGATTATGGGATGAAGGATAAGGATCCCATTGATAAAGTGTATTTCTACAGCAAGAGGAACCTTGACGAACCATACAGGATAAGCAAGGAACAGGTAAGAGCTAAAGCAATAACCAAATACTTAAATCATATGGTGATGATGGTCCTCATTGTTCCCATTAAACACTCAACTACTACTTTGCAGTTAttaatacagtatatttacacatttgaCACTTTTGCACTTAACCCTTGTGCCATGTTAACCACTAAATGCAAAATGGATTTCTTTTTGGGTGATTTAAGTCTTGTATATGTCAGTGATTAGCAAGAACATAAATTTTgatgtgtctttatttttttgcagagccagatttttaaaaaacgtATTCTGGAGTTGttgttgtcttgtcttgtcatcAGTCAAGCACATAAAATAACTGGCAAAACTCAAAATCAGTTATCAGCACTCCATACCCAAGCAGTTAAAAGGAAAGCCAACCTCTTTGCACAGGATCCCACCAACCCCCCTCACAAGTCCTTCCAACTCCTGCCATCAGGCCGCTGATATAAAGTCCTATTATCCAAGAAGAACATTCCCACAACCATAaacatattaaataaacaatgaacaatGGACAAAATAACTCTGACGCACCAGGTCACTTTACACATATCCAGATCTtttactttgtttatttttctagttttcattttatatttgctTTTAAGAATCTATACGCACTGTGTGTGCTTTCAGAAATCTGT is part of the Myripristis murdjan chromosome 7, fMyrMur1.1, whole genome shotgun sequence genome and harbors:
- the LOC115362353 gene encoding deoxynucleoside triphosphate triphosphohydrolase SAMHD1-like, which produces MDGQQPMKVFNDPIHGHMEIHPLLVKFIDTPQFQRLRNIKQLGAAYYVYPGASHNRFEHSIGVAYLAGQFLQALRDRQPNLGITDEDILCVQIAGLCHDLGHGPFSHLFDGKFIPEVKKQEKHSSNDIDEKWRHEDASIMMFDHMVEVNELKKEMEEYKLLLDKDLEFIKQLIVGCPDGENGRGEDKYFLYEIVANKTSGIDVDKWDYLARDCHHLGIPMTFDYRRLLMFTRVCEVDGLRHICIRDKEAENLYDMFYRRFSLHQRAYQHRVSNIIEYMITEALLEANEHIKIDGLKLSETIHDMSSYTKLTDSVFDQILNSSDDNLKGAKEILNKIVRRQIYKCLGKIPSKEKTREIKNKWEEDKKTQTHLQDFILDVVTLDYGMKDKDPIDKVYFYSKRNLDEPYRISKEQVSKLLPADFNETFLRVYWKGEPNDESLESAKEIFNQWCARNFPLLQPED